Proteins from a single region of Aureibacter tunicatorum:
- a CDS encoding amylo-alpha-1,6-glucosidase: MKNYLIILAMGAFLCSCVKDDSVGVMSNLHATKDSPIYTTYAAAIERSEFLLDEAYELTFYDEERGADFTTDTGGDIGFAFRKGDHWVYKITDMYSQPVINYSYPDMVKFTYTPFKDIVVTVEMLVQSSRAMILDMAIENASSKDVDLQVFPFIQNNYRAFSSIVYEADAFNFMHEEYPDYWTINNEVPYNDSLMNVFRTYPMPDALGSFNSVWGESIQIPNDIHLNKQQQYQVTGRALKSNEDKERVKLKTPSDRIQLILDGDKDKLLTETSPVWGLAENTFDRSGYIRMELGNLKPVKEGMKYEVKLYCNESKQGGIYTARVEEGKGKRKDIELAEYTGMKAPANAKIEKRGDNVYISWTGNKGDDSYRVYAKSRGEAYYSLVEKGIKANDKILSIKGEDWERFIVTAENKQGDISIHSAELIPVEKVSFEEFVSEGIAGEFEHMAKALAFRYDMKLQPNQPKSVRLLRIVGEKDRSYEELNQQANNLKEEKQDQYLKDNEELFASVKQDFESPDLELLYYSAFNMMRQVFYPADNLTNYNYYVFSREPTWGWGHGGQVFHESIAMLPYAMLDPQSAMESQKVYKERQLENGYISYRSGAYLNEIIEHNGSLTSSAPWYSWLNWEVYQVTKDKKFLEEMYSSSKRFYDFFVAQRDVDQDGLCEWGGHAILESVRDALVAVWDEVAWPSNFEALDLNCMLVMEAKSLEKMCLELGYAEEAEHWRKDYEKRSALINETFWDEENQFYYHVDRDNHTFSHKETNDLKRDEIIAFLPLWAGVASEEQAAALVKHLTDPNKFWRKYGIPSLSAEDSYYNDKGYWNGPVWVQWNYLIVRGLLDYGYEAEAKELTRRVAESMVIQLKDNHNLWEFYSPDNAWGGYHKTYIWAGIINKMIEEAGLTSL; this comes from the coding sequence ATGAAGAATTATCTTATCATACTCGCCATGGGAGCTTTCTTATGCTCTTGTGTAAAGGATGATTCAGTTGGAGTGATGTCAAATTTGCATGCTACAAAGGATTCTCCAATATATACGACTTATGCCGCTGCTATTGAAAGGTCTGAATTTCTTCTTGATGAGGCATATGAGCTGACTTTTTATGATGAAGAAAGAGGAGCTGACTTCACTACTGACACTGGAGGAGATATAGGATTCGCTTTTAGGAAGGGAGATCACTGGGTTTATAAAATTACAGACATGTATAGCCAGCCCGTTATAAATTATTCTTATCCGGACATGGTCAAGTTTACCTATACTCCTTTTAAAGATATAGTAGTTACTGTCGAAATGTTAGTCCAAAGTTCCAGAGCTATGATTCTGGATATGGCTATTGAGAATGCATCATCGAAGGATGTTGATCTTCAAGTGTTTCCATTTATTCAAAATAATTATAGAGCATTTAGTAGTATTGTATATGAAGCAGATGCATTTAACTTCATGCACGAAGAATATCCTGATTATTGGACTATAAATAATGAAGTGCCTTACAATGATTCTTTAATGAATGTATTTCGCACATATCCTATGCCGGATGCTTTGGGAAGTTTCAACAGCGTATGGGGTGAGAGTATTCAAATACCTAATGATATTCATCTGAATAAACAACAACAATATCAAGTAACTGGGAGAGCTCTCAAATCGAATGAGGACAAAGAGCGGGTGAAATTAAAAACTCCATCAGATCGTATCCAGTTGATTCTTGATGGAGATAAAGATAAATTGCTTACAGAGACAAGTCCTGTTTGGGGACTGGCGGAAAATACTTTTGACAGATCAGGATATATTCGAATGGAGCTTGGCAACCTTAAGCCAGTAAAAGAGGGGATGAAGTATGAAGTAAAGTTGTACTGTAATGAAAGTAAACAAGGGGGAATATATACAGCTAGAGTAGAAGAAGGAAAGGGAAAACGAAAAGATATTGAATTAGCAGAGTATACGGGAATGAAAGCGCCTGCTAATGCAAAAATAGAAAAGAGAGGAGACAATGTTTATATATCCTGGACAGGAAATAAAGGCGATGATAGTTATCGCGTGTATGCAAAATCAAGAGGTGAAGCATACTATTCATTGGTCGAGAAGGGGATAAAAGCCAATGATAAAATATTAAGCATAAAGGGAGAAGATTGGGAACGATTTATCGTAACAGCTGAAAATAAGCAAGGGGATATTAGCATTCACTCCGCCGAGTTGATCCCTGTGGAAAAAGTGTCTTTTGAAGAATTTGTAAGCGAGGGCATTGCGGGAGAGTTTGAACATATGGCTAAGGCTTTGGCATTTAGATATGATATGAAGTTGCAACCGAATCAACCGAAAAGTGTGAGATTGCTGAGAATCGTAGGTGAAAAAGATCGAAGCTATGAAGAGTTGAATCAGCAGGCGAACAATCTTAAAGAAGAGAAGCAAGATCAGTACTTAAAAGATAACGAAGAATTGTTTGCCAGTGTAAAGCAGGATTTTGAAAGTCCTGATTTGGAATTGTTGTATTATAGTGCGTTCAATATGATGCGTCAAGTATTTTACCCTGCGGATAACTTGACAAATTATAACTATTATGTGTTTTCAAGAGAACCGACTTGGGGATGGGGACATGGAGGACAGGTATTTCATGAGAGTATAGCTATGTTGCCGTATGCAATGTTGGATCCTCAGAGTGCGATGGAATCGCAAAAGGTATACAAAGAGCGTCAGCTTGAAAATGGTTACATTAGTTATCGCTCGGGAGCGTATCTCAACGAGATCATTGAGCATAATGGCTCATTAACTTCATCGGCCCCTTGGTATTCTTGGCTCAACTGGGAAGTTTATCAAGTGACAAAGGATAAGAAGTTTTTGGAAGAGATGTATAGCTCAAGCAAAAGATTTTATGACTTCTTTGTAGCGCAAAGAGATGTGGATCAAGATGGTCTTTGCGAATGGGGAGGACATGCCATATTGGAGTCTGTTCGCGATGCTTTGGTCGCTGTATGGGATGAAGTTGCTTGGCCTTCAAATTTTGAAGCCTTGGACCTGAACTGTATGCTTGTCATGGAAGCGAAATCTTTGGAAAAAATGTGTCTGGAATTAGGTTATGCTGAAGAAGCTGAGCATTGGAGAAAAGATTATGAAAAAAGGTCTGCATTGATCAACGAAACATTTTGGGATGAAGAAAATCAGTTTTATTATCATGTGGACAGAGACAATCATACTTTTAGCCACAAAGAGACAAATGATCTGAAAAGAGATGAAATAATAGCTTTCTTGCCATTGTGGGCAGGAGTCGCTTCAGAAGAGCAGGCTGCCGCTTTGGTAAAGCATTTGACAGATCCGAATAAATTTTGGAGAAAATACGGGATTCCTTCCTTGTCGGCTGAAGATAGCTATTATAATGACAAAGGCTATTGGAATGGACCTGTATGGGTGCAGTGGAATTACTTGATAGTGAGGGGACTGCTGGATTATGGTTATGAAGCAGAAGCAAAAGAATTAACAAGAAGAGTCGCAGAGAGTATGGTTATTCAGTTGAAGGACAATCATAATTTGTGGGAGTTTTATAGTCCTGATAATGCATGGGGTGGTTATCACAAAACATACATTTGGGCAGGAATCATAAATAAGATGATCGAAGAAGCAGGATTAACATCATTGTAA
- a CDS encoding RagB/SusD family nutrient uptake outer membrane protein has product MNNKIIILLGLLLSFASCSLLWEDLDVENENAPDLDDVYSNPEEYPALLTGAYRVWWNSAIGQNPALALGVGAEQICSGYGSWGMRTFNTIPRVPIDNREGDIVIQPEAGGWYGFYPVVGTVNNIIKKIEHEGVEVIINGEDRTAMVLANAYFLQGTAYGHLGLLYDQAFLITDVDIPADFEYVFTPYKSIMEFALERIDRAIEIAETNTFQAEQMMPGVNMSNEYLGKVANSTAARMLVAASRTPQEDSSIDWARVKRYAEKGIDTNFFVYAQVGWQGLAANIRDTTNPLHIMEWDWVRVSQRVISLMAPNDPIGTYPRPEGVHEYPEAENPVDHRLLTDMTYAGQHGNWNPASLGFHILGEYKYTRYRESFSVPGVGNIDFLLKAENDLLLAEAEIRTGGDLQKAASLINNTRVERGKMSAMTGGNSSSELLDAVMHERYVELIATFMPLTYFDRRRTGTLIDGTAWHFPIPAQELTIHKLPIYTFGGKGNEM; this is encoded by the coding sequence ATGAATAATAAGATAATAATTTTATTAGGTCTTCTTCTTAGTTTTGCAAGTTGTTCTTTGCTATGGGAAGATCTAGATGTGGAAAATGAAAATGCTCCGGACTTGGATGATGTGTATTCTAACCCGGAAGAGTATCCTGCCCTTCTTACAGGCGCATATAGAGTTTGGTGGAACAGCGCGATTGGGCAAAACCCTGCTTTGGCGCTAGGTGTAGGCGCTGAGCAGATTTGCTCCGGATATGGTAGCTGGGGTATGAGAACTTTCAATACAATACCTAGGGTGCCTATCGATAACCGTGAGGGGGATATTGTGATACAACCTGAAGCTGGAGGATGGTATGGATTTTACCCTGTTGTAGGCACAGTAAACAATATCATCAAGAAAATCGAACATGAAGGTGTAGAGGTGATAATCAATGGCGAGGATCGAACAGCGATGGTATTGGCCAACGCTTACTTCCTGCAAGGTACGGCGTATGGTCACTTGGGCTTGTTATATGATCAGGCATTTTTGATTACAGATGTTGACATTCCTGCAGATTTTGAATATGTGTTTACGCCTTACAAAAGCATTATGGAGTTTGCGCTTGAGCGTATTGACAGAGCTATTGAAATTGCAGAGACAAATACCTTTCAGGCGGAGCAGATGATGCCGGGCGTGAATATGAGCAATGAGTATCTAGGCAAAGTAGCTAACTCTACGGCTGCGAGGATGTTGGTTGCAGCGTCAAGAACACCTCAAGAGGATAGTAGCATAGATTGGGCAAGAGTGAAAAGGTATGCTGAAAAAGGCATAGATACTAACTTCTTTGTATATGCTCAAGTAGGCTGGCAAGGGTTGGCTGCGAATATCAGAGATACGACTAATCCATTGCATATTATGGAATGGGATTGGGTAAGGGTAAGCCAAAGAGTGATCAGTTTGATGGCTCCGAATGATCCAATAGGTACTTATCCTCGACCAGAAGGAGTTCATGAATATCCTGAAGCTGAAAACCCTGTTGATCATAGATTATTAACAGATATGACATATGCAGGCCAACATGGAAATTGGAATCCCGCTTCTTTAGGTTTTCATATATTAGGAGAGTATAAATATACAAGGTACCGTGAGAGCTTTTCAGTGCCTGGAGTTGGAAATATTGATTTCTTGCTTAAAGCAGAGAATGATTTGTTACTTGCTGAAGCGGAGATTCGCACTGGAGGAGATCTTCAGAAAGCTGCGAGTTTAATAAACAACACACGTGTTGAAAGAGGGAAAATGTCAGCGATGACCGGAGGCAATAGTTCTTCCGAGTTGTTAGATGCAGTGATGCACGAGCGTTATGTGGAACTTATTGCTACATTTATGCCTTTGACGTATTTTGATCGTAGAAGAACAGGGACTCTGATTGATGGCACAGCTTGGCACTTTCCGATACCTGCTCAAGAGTTGACGATTCACAAATTGCCAATCTATACTTTTGGCGGTAAAGGGAATGAAATGTAA
- a CDS encoding SusC/RagA family TonB-linked outer membrane protein has product MRFFTKDKLFAGRLMVTLCVLLCLGVGKSFAKTSSGNFMIKNDLSGMPLQDVLHWMQEEGNVTFVYDVNQVDLNLDLELNTVGKTVGEVITHIKSSTDLDFVQKGETYFIKKKEENIKIDIDPAGEKEVKGTVKSAGEELIGVNVLIKGKNEGTITDVNGEFSLNVSPDDVLVFSFMGYSSVEIPVGNQSFIDVVMKEDFHQLDEIVVTGVAAAVPKSKLSITVEALDQQVLQNVPGTDVSSSLQGKIAGVRISGGTGAPGSNASIQLRGATSLSGSSDPLIIIDGVMTEGNLSDINMEDIDRMEVVKGAAASSLYGSRAANGVINITTKRGALQPGKTSISYRTEVGANVINYIPEKNSATNNRVENGEVLWGTSTPDSYYDNPYPKNDHDPFKQFFRPGNFQTHYLSGSGSSKDGNTSFFSSMQYMNEEGVIRETDGRQRLNMRLNVDHKINERLKFSASNLYVDNQTDNRAGQGTMDGFLYADPNVDFYALNDDGSPYKVNPNNLSRTINPLYELANTINETRSNRFLGNYRLNYEATNFLDLSAAYGIDRRNSRSFNMRPKGMLRVEGAPEMGSIGESTSVGLAQTLQLDMALHKKFGDFGTRLKFQYLYEANKNQSHGGGGTNLATTGLGRPNLGMASENLYAWSNTSTVVANNFSGALFLDYKDKVIVDMLLRRDGVSLFGSEERWQNFYRFSGAYRLNEDLKLPRVQEMKLRASYGVAGLRPPFEAQYEVIGVDNGQITTPQTMGNVNLKPSFAKELEVGFDVAFLDRFMINANYARSVNTDQILKVPVSAASGFAYQWDNIGTLESNVFEITLHAKVMEKKNFRWDANVTFDRIRQKVQELNRSGFSVVSGGIFRIEEGETLGAMYGQKFATSLNEVSNQVAEGVNVADVFTINNHGYVVRRDQIGTSEEVPMFVLNDDGSRKDMKIGDSNPDFNMNWGNTFTWKGLSVYALLGYQHGGDLVNHSRRYMMVNQVAAEMDATKMGPGEAKAARYYNELTTSTSTNSHFIEDATFLRLRELSVNYSFSKQQLDRMGLGFFQAVKVGFIGRNLFTLTKYSGFDPEGGYSGSESEGLSPNILKFDTSSYPPFSTFSGSLSITF; this is encoded by the coding sequence ATGCGATTTTTTACAAAAGACAAACTCTTTGCAGGACGTCTGATGGTGACGCTTTGTGTGCTCCTCTGCCTAGGTGTAGGAAAGTCCTTTGCAAAAACAAGCTCAGGTAATTTTATGATTAAGAATGACTTGAGCGGAATGCCACTTCAGGACGTGTTGCATTGGATGCAAGAAGAAGGAAATGTGACATTTGTCTATGACGTGAATCAGGTGGACTTGAACTTGGATTTGGAGCTGAATACTGTGGGAAAGACAGTTGGTGAGGTGATTACTCATATCAAGTCATCGACGGATCTGGACTTTGTGCAGAAAGGAGAGACATATTTTATCAAAAAGAAAGAGGAAAATATCAAAATCGATATTGATCCAGCTGGAGAAAAGGAGGTTAAAGGTACAGTGAAAAGTGCCGGAGAAGAATTAATTGGTGTAAATGTGTTGATCAAGGGTAAGAACGAAGGGACGATCACTGATGTCAATGGAGAGTTTAGTTTGAACGTTAGTCCTGATGATGTTTTGGTTTTTAGTTTTATGGGCTATTCTTCTGTGGAAATTCCTGTAGGTAATCAGAGTTTTATCGACGTGGTGATGAAAGAGGATTTTCATCAATTGGATGAAATTGTTGTAACAGGGGTTGCGGCCGCGGTGCCAAAGTCAAAACTAAGTATCACGGTAGAGGCATTGGACCAACAGGTTCTTCAAAATGTTCCTGGTACGGATGTGAGCTCGTCTTTGCAAGGAAAAATAGCAGGTGTGCGTATTAGTGGAGGTACTGGAGCTCCTGGGTCGAATGCTAGTATTCAGCTTAGAGGCGCCACATCATTGTCAGGTTCCTCTGATCCACTGATTATTATTGACGGAGTAATGACAGAAGGCAATTTGTCAGATATTAATATGGAAGATATTGACCGTATGGAAGTGGTAAAAGGTGCTGCTGCTTCTTCTCTTTATGGTTCGCGTGCGGCAAATGGTGTCATCAACATCACGACAAAAAGAGGAGCATTGCAACCCGGCAAGACTTCGATCAGCTATAGAACAGAAGTTGGAGCAAATGTAATCAATTACATTCCAGAGAAAAACAGTGCTACAAATAACCGTGTAGAAAATGGAGAAGTGCTTTGGGGTACGTCGACTCCGGATTCGTATTATGACAATCCGTATCCTAAGAATGATCATGATCCATTTAAACAATTTTTTAGACCAGGTAATTTTCAAACGCATTATTTGTCTGGTTCGGGAAGCAGTAAGGACGGCAATACATCATTCTTCAGTTCTATGCAGTACATGAATGAAGAAGGGGTTATTCGTGAGACTGACGGTAGGCAGCGTTTGAATATGAGGTTGAATGTTGATCATAAAATCAACGAGCGATTGAAGTTTTCCGCATCGAATTTATACGTGGATAACCAAACAGACAACAGGGCTGGTCAAGGAACAATGGACGGTTTCTTATATGCCGATCCAAATGTTGATTTTTATGCGTTAAATGATGATGGAAGTCCATATAAGGTAAACCCAAATAATTTATCGAGAACAATCAACCCTTTGTATGAACTAGCTAACACGATCAATGAAACAAGGTCTAACCGTTTCTTAGGTAATTATCGTTTGAATTATGAGGCTACGAATTTCTTGGATTTATCGGCTGCTTATGGAATCGACCGTAGAAATTCGAGATCATTTAACATGAGACCAAAAGGGATGTTGAGAGTGGAAGGCGCTCCTGAAATGGGTAGTATAGGAGAAAGCACTTCGGTAGGTTTAGCGCAGACTTTACAGTTGGATATGGCCTTGCATAAGAAGTTTGGCGACTTTGGGACCAGATTGAAGTTTCAGTACTTGTATGAAGCCAACAAAAATCAATCTCATGGAGGTGGAGGTACTAACTTGGCTACTACAGGGCTTGGAAGACCGAACTTAGGAATGGCTTCAGAGAATCTATATGCATGGAGTAACACGAGTACTGTTGTGGCTAATAATTTTTCGGGAGCTTTATTTTTAGATTATAAAGATAAAGTGATCGTAGACATGTTGTTAAGACGAGATGGTGTTTCTCTTTTTGGATCGGAAGAACGTTGGCAAAATTTCTATAGATTTTCTGGTGCATATAGATTGAATGAGGACTTGAAGCTTCCTAGAGTGCAAGAGATGAAGTTGAGAGCTTCATATGGTGTGGCTGGTTTGAGGCCCCCGTTTGAAGCCCAGTATGAGGTGATCGGTGTTGATAATGGACAAATCACCACACCGCAAACTATGGGTAATGTTAATTTGAAGCCCTCATTTGCAAAAGAATTAGAGGTAGGGTTTGATGTGGCATTCTTGGATAGATTTATGATTAATGCAAATTATGCTAGGTCAGTGAATACAGATCAGATATTGAAAGTGCCTGTTTCAGCTGCTTCAGGCTTTGCTTATCAGTGGGATAATATTGGTACTTTGGAGTCAAATGTGTTTGAGATTACCTTGCATGCTAAAGTGATGGAGAAGAAGAATTTTAGATGGGATGCTAATGTGACTTTTGATCGCATCAGACAAAAAGTACAAGAACTGAATCGTAGCGGATTCTCCGTAGTATCAGGAGGGATTTTTAGAATAGAAGAAGGAGAAACGCTTGGAGCAATGTATGGCCAAAAGTTTGCGACTAGCCTTAATGAAGTAAGCAATCAAGTAGCAGAAGGAGTAAATGTAGCGGATGTGTTTACTATCAACAATCATGGTTATGTGGTGCGTAGAGATCAAATTGGTACAAGCGAAGAGGTGCCAATGTTTGTATTGAATGACGATGGCAGTAGAAAAGATATGAAAATCGGAGATTCAAATCCTGATTTTAACATGAACTGGGGCAACACTTTCACTTGGAAAGGGCTGTCTGTATATGCATTGTTGGGCTATCAACACGGAGGTGACTTGGTAAATCACTCGAGAAGATATATGATGGTAAATCAAGTAGCAGCGGAGATGGATGCGACCAAAATGGGGCCAGGAGAAGCCAAGGCCGCTAGATATTATAATGAGTTGACGACTTCCACATCCACTAACTCTCACTTTATCGAAGACGCTACATTCTTAAGACTTAGAGAATTGTCAGTAAACTATAGTTTCTCTAAACAACAATTGGATAGAATGGGCTTGGGCTTCTTTCAAGCAGTGAAGGTTGGTTTTATAGGAAGAAACTTGTTCACACTGACTAAGTACTCAGGGTTTGATCCTGAAGGCGGCTATTCAGGCTCTGAGAGCGAGGGACTTAGTCCTAACATTCTTAAGTTTGATACTTCGTCTTATCCTCCTTTCAGTACTTTCTCTGGTAGTTTAAGTATCACTTTCTAA
- a CDS encoding FecR family protein: MQGELENRDKKLGRHVEEALRGGGMDLLEQHEMWREIDRATENKKRFSLRTMYQLAASVAFVMLGSWLIWYQLDKTQEVQTYIVKENIPGTRTVFDLPDGSTVKLIGKSAIKYREGFSEELRRVELLYGTGYFDVAKDKNRPFIAYSDEVDVKVLGTKFILANRDKHTNTKVLLESGEVLVKNKITEGFKMLKPGQYFEIYKNQIDKVGNLKEEELSWTRDVLVLENADAKTLVKQIEDWYGVRVTTVGMPKKKIVMSGSLKSLTLRETLDGLGFKYDIKDNGDVTLVWE, encoded by the coding sequence ATGCAAGGTGAGCTAGAAAATAGGGATAAAAAGTTGGGAAGGCATGTAGAAGAGGCCCTAAGAGGAGGAGGTATGGACTTGTTGGAACAACATGAAATGTGGAGGGAGATTGATAGAGCAACAGAAAACAAGAAGCGATTTTCGTTAAGGACTATGTATCAATTGGCAGCATCGGTAGCTTTTGTTATGCTTGGAAGTTGGCTGATTTGGTACCAACTGGATAAGACGCAAGAAGTACAGACGTATATTGTCAAAGAAAATATACCGGGTACGCGTACAGTATTCGATTTGCCTGATGGCAGTACTGTGAAACTTATTGGTAAGTCCGCGATAAAGTATCGGGAAGGTTTTTCTGAGGAGCTGAGGAGAGTAGAGTTGTTGTATGGAACTGGATATTTTGATGTTGCAAAGGATAAGAATAGACCTTTTATTGCTTATAGTGATGAAGTGGATGTAAAAGTGTTGGGGACTAAATTTATATTGGCAAATAGAGATAAGCATACTAATACGAAGGTGTTGTTAGAGTCAGGCGAAGTGTTGGTGAAGAATAAAATCACTGAGGGTTTTAAGATGTTGAAACCAGGGCAGTATTTTGAGATATATAAAAATCAAATTGACAAAGTAGGTAATCTTAAAGAAGAAGAACTGAGCTGGACACGTGATGTTTTGGTGCTTGAAAATGCTGATGCTAAGACGCTTGTCAAGCAAATAGAAGATTGGTATGGAGTGAGAGTGACAACAGTAGGTATGCCTAAAAAGAAAATAGTCATGTCAGGAAGTTTGAAATCATTGACATTGCGGGAAACTCTTGATGGTTTGGGCTTTAAATACGATATCAAAGATAATGGAGATGTAACACTAGTATGGGAATAA
- a CDS encoding MFS transporter, which yields MKWSDLPLDSLKNKRFTQFFLAQSISLFGDALTWVGLALLAFELAGERSAVVLATALTLRVTIYVLLSSFSGMLSEYFSRKKILVTAHFSRMAIIGMMPLVTAEWQIYGLVAALNCFNAIFTPTYKACIPVLVKDKEQYSKAISLSSTVFQILGVLGPGIAGGIAAFAGIEEIFYTDMATFLIAGIIILTFSKQELEPSTSKGIPKSSTKNTLWNEIKSGSSPLFLLPQLRTNLLMQLAASIVGAQILVNSVGFIQGHLQLDEVSYGKVMMFFGLGTGITAFMSGMFKKDSQLLTLAKSGGLLIGLALLPTLNATYTIVILLWLLVGMAQGLINIPMQTLIAKQVPEAEQAKVYGAHFAWSHLWWAIAYPIAGILGKLGANSFFYGGIISLIIWAGVLCFELIINRKTKPEKEEVLMNE from the coding sequence ATGAAATGGTCAGACCTGCCCTTGGACAGCTTGAAAAACAAGAGATTCACCCAATTCTTTTTAGCTCAATCTATAAGCCTCTTTGGCGACGCCTTGACGTGGGTAGGCTTGGCATTGCTTGCATTTGAATTGGCGGGAGAGCGATCAGCGGTAGTCTTGGCGACAGCATTGACCTTAAGAGTGACTATATATGTATTGCTTTCATCCTTCAGCGGAATGCTTTCGGAATATTTCAGTCGAAAAAAGATTCTTGTCACCGCTCACTTTTCCCGAATGGCTATCATAGGAATGATGCCTTTGGTAACAGCAGAATGGCAAATATACGGACTTGTAGCGGCATTAAACTGCTTCAATGCCATATTCACGCCAACTTACAAAGCTTGTATTCCCGTGCTTGTTAAAGACAAGGAGCAATATTCCAAAGCCATTTCTTTATCCTCTACAGTTTTTCAAATACTTGGCGTACTTGGTCCGGGGATAGCTGGTGGAATCGCTGCTTTCGCAGGAATAGAAGAAATTTTCTACACTGACATGGCGACATTTCTTATCGCGGGGATCATCATCTTGACTTTTTCAAAGCAAGAGCTTGAACCTTCAACTTCGAAAGGCATACCTAAAAGCTCAACTAAAAACACACTGTGGAATGAAATTAAAAGCGGCAGTTCTCCTCTGTTCCTTTTACCGCAATTAAGAACAAACCTGTTGATGCAATTAGCAGCTTCCATTGTTGGCGCTCAAATCCTCGTGAATAGCGTCGGTTTCATTCAAGGCCACTTGCAGCTTGACGAAGTATCATATGGAAAAGTAATGATGTTCTTTGGCCTCGGAACCGGAATTACAGCATTTATGAGCGGAATGTTCAAAAAAGACAGCCAACTTCTTACTTTAGCGAAATCCGGTGGATTGTTGATTGGTTTGGCACTGTTACCAACATTGAATGCTACTTATACGATAGTAATATTGCTTTGGCTTCTCGTGGGAATGGCTCAGGGACTGATTAATATCCCTATGCAAACATTGATCGCCAAACAAGTGCCTGAAGCCGAACAAGCGAAAGTTTATGGCGCTCACTTCGCATGGTCTCATCTCTGGTGGGCAATAGCCTATCCTATCGCAGGCATATTGGGCAAACTCGGTGCTAATTCCTTCTTTTATGGCGGCATAATTAGTTTAATCATCTGGGCTGGCGTTCTGTGCTTCGAATTGATAATTAACCGAAAGACAAAACCTGAAAAAGAAGAGGTGCTAATGAACGAATAA
- a CDS encoding LytTR family DNA-binding domain-containing protein: MKKIKCIIIDDEPIAVSYLADYVSKISELELVGTFHRAREAYDLIVAGEVDLLFLDIQMPEVSGLDFLRTLPSSPQVILTTAYSEYALESYELEVADYLLKPIGFKRFADAVGKVRNRLNAQIKDASNFSKYIFLKSGYKSIKVDVCNITFVESFGVYVTFNHKDGRSFVKNERLKNVEEHLVSSGFLRVHKSYLINLDLIEAVYGNTIEIGGKEIPIGRSYKSTIKELIDSD; this comes from the coding sequence ATGAAGAAAATAAAATGTATTATCATAGATGACGAACCGATAGCAGTTAGTTATTTAGCTGATTATGTTTCGAAAATATCAGAGTTAGAATTAGTCGGGACTTTTCATAGGGCAAGGGAAGCTTATGACTTGATTGTGGCGGGGGAGGTGGATCTGCTTTTTTTGGATATACAAATGCCTGAAGTTTCAGGCTTGGATTTTTTAAGAACATTGCCTAGTTCGCCACAAGTGATATTAACAACAGCATATTCCGAGTATGCTCTGGAGAGTTATGAGTTGGAAGTCGCGGATTATTTGTTAAAGCCTATTGGTTTTAAAAGGTTCGCGGATGCTGTCGGCAAGGTAAGAAATAGATTGAATGCTCAAATTAAAGATGCATCCAATTTTTCAAAGTATATATTCTTGAAGTCAGGTTATAAATCAATAAAAGTGGATGTGTGCAACATTACTTTTGTTGAAAGCTTTGGGGTATATGTTACTTTTAATCATAAAGATGGTAGAAGCTTTGTGAAAAATGAAAGACTAAAGAATGTTGAGGAGCATTTGGTGAGTTCTGGTTTTTTAAGAGTTCATAAATCTTATTTGATTAATTTAGATTTGATTGAAGCGGTTTATGGCAACACAATTGAGATTGGAGGGAAAGAAATTCCTATAGGCAGGAGTTATAAGTCTACAATTAAGGAACTTATTGATAGTGACTAG